From Saccharomyces kudriavzevii IFO 1802 strain IFO1802 genome assembly, chromosome: 13, a single genomic window includes:
- the YET2 gene encoding Yet2p (similar to Saccharomyces cerevisiae YET1 (YKL065C) and YET2 (YMR040W); ancestral locus Anc_2.603), producing MGVYLAAIFSLLVFEMAILFVLVLPLPQRVRKWLYMRCTAIGSNKKFRTYMVGIMIFVGLLFIDSWKRSQIKVSTYHSQKPPYVINSVTPVDALASRAYNQRNVYISGFIIYFCICILTVMSILRRIVEWNDKIRAGDAILKAKLRQKQKYLKDLQKKNGSHIHTYR from the coding sequence ATGGGTGTTTACTTGGCGGCGATTTTTTCGTTACTGGTCTTTGAAATGGCCATATTGTTTGTTTTGGTGCTTCCACTTCCACAGCGTGTGAGGAAATGGTTGTACATGCGCTGCACTGCTATAGGCTCTAATAAGAAGTTTAGGACATATATGGTGGGAATCATGATATTCGTTGGTCTCTTGTTCATCGATTCGTGGAAGAGATCGCAGATCAAAGTCTCTACGTATCACAGTCAAAAACCCCCTTACGTAATAAATAGTGTCACCCCAGTGGACGCGTTAGCTTCAAGGGCATACAACCAGAGGAATGTTTACATTTCGGGCTTCATCATCTATTTCTGTATATGTATTCTCACCGTGATGAGTATACTGCGCAGAATAGTGGAGTGGAATGACAAAATTAGGGCTGGAGATGCGATTTTGAAGGCAAAGTTAAGGCAGAAGCAAAAATACTTGAAGGACttgcagaagaagaatggTTCTcacatacatacatacagATGA